A genomic region of Azoarcus sp. KH32C contains the following coding sequences:
- a CDS encoding SDR family NAD(P)-dependent oxidoreductase, with translation MALPNLAGKRVLVTGASSGIGLETTLAFARRGASLLLVDVNAAGLDTAAQAVRALGAECRTWVVDVADEAAMTALADEVHALGGPLDVLVNNAGIGYIGPFVATPSEAWHRVFGVNVMGVVHGCAAFLPRMLQAGGPRHVVNVASAAGLAPVCNMSVYAASKHAVVGLSDSLAMELATSQVSVSVVCPGIINTPITHVSERSVSKAVSAEQIARLQKFYREKGAPPRLVGEAIVDAVRSGRGIVLVGPIARLIYNLRRLSRGLLLKVLIADSKKTGWI, from the coding sequence ATGGCACTGCCGAATCTTGCTGGCAAGCGGGTTCTCGTTACCGGCGCGTCGTCGGGAATCGGTCTGGAAACGACGTTGGCCTTCGCGCGCCGCGGCGCCAGCCTGTTGCTCGTTGATGTCAATGCTGCCGGCCTCGATACGGCAGCGCAGGCGGTGCGCGCGCTCGGCGCCGAATGCCGGACCTGGGTCGTCGACGTCGCCGACGAGGCGGCGATGACGGCGCTGGCGGACGAGGTGCATGCGCTCGGCGGCCCGCTCGACGTGCTGGTGAACAACGCCGGCATCGGCTACATCGGACCCTTCGTCGCGACGCCGAGCGAAGCCTGGCATCGCGTCTTCGGCGTCAACGTGATGGGCGTCGTGCATGGCTGCGCCGCGTTCCTGCCCCGCATGCTGCAAGCCGGTGGCCCGCGCCACGTGGTGAACGTCGCCTCGGCGGCCGGCCTCGCGCCGGTCTGCAACATGAGCGTCTATGCGGCATCGAAGCACGCCGTCGTCGGGCTCAGCGACAGCCTGGCGATGGAACTGGCGACCTCGCAAGTGTCGGTCAGCGTGGTCTGTCCGGGCATCATCAATACGCCGATCACCCACGTTTCGGAGCGTTCGGTGTCGAAGGCGGTCTCGGCCGAACAGATCGCCCGTCTGCAGAAGTTCTACCGGGAAAAGGGGGCGCCACCGCGGCTCGTCGGCGAAGCCATCGTTGACGCCGTGCGCAGCGGGCGCGGCATCGTTCTCGTAGGTCCCATTGCGCGCCTGATCTACAACCTGCGCCGCCTCTCGCGGGGCCTACTGCTCAAGGTGCTGATCGCGGACTCGAAAAAGACGGGCTGGATATGA
- a CDS encoding alpha/beta fold hydrolase, which yields MEFQSRRLQVNGISMSVVVAGNGPDVLLLHGFPDTHAVWRKQIPALVEAGYRVIAPDLRGCGETEAPRGVASYRLDHLVGDVVALLDALGIDKVRLVAHDWGAVIGWQVVLLHPRRIDRYVALSVGHPAAYASGGLMQKIRGYYVVFFQLRGLAEFMLRLGDWALFRLVTGYPAEMPHWRMALQRPGRLTAGINYYRANLTKLLLPRRWGDATVPVVGIWSSGDRFLVEQQMTAAAQYCKAGWRYIRVEQANHWLQLDAPETINPLLLDALR from the coding sequence ATGGAATTCCAAAGCAGACGCCTGCAGGTCAACGGCATTTCCATGAGCGTCGTGGTCGCCGGCAACGGCCCGGACGTCTTGTTGCTGCACGGCTTCCCGGACACGCACGCGGTCTGGCGGAAGCAGATTCCCGCGCTGGTCGAAGCCGGCTATCGCGTCATCGCGCCGGACCTGCGCGGCTGCGGCGAGACCGAGGCGCCGCGCGGCGTCGCCTCCTACCGCCTCGACCATCTGGTCGGCGACGTCGTCGCGCTGCTCGACGCGCTCGGCATCGACAAGGTGCGCCTCGTGGCGCACGACTGGGGGGCCGTCATCGGCTGGCAGGTCGTTCTCCTCCATCCGCGGCGCATCGACCGCTACGTCGCGCTTTCCGTCGGTCATCCGGCTGCCTATGCGAGCGGCGGGCTGATGCAGAAGATCCGCGGCTATTACGTGGTCTTCTTCCAGTTGCGCGGCCTCGCCGAGTTCATGCTCCGCCTCGGCGACTGGGCGCTGTTCCGCCTCGTCACCGGCTACCCCGCCGAGATGCCGCACTGGCGCATGGCGCTGCAGCGGCCGGGGCGGCTGACGGCAGGGATCAACTACTACCGCGCCAACCTGACGAAGCTGTTGCTGCCGAGGCGCTGGGGCGACGCGACGGTGCCGGTGGTCGGCATCTGGAGCAGCGGCGACCGTTTTCTGGTCGAGCAGCAGATGACCGCGGCAGCGCAGTACTGCAAGGCCGGCTGGCGCTATATACGCGTTGAACAGGCCAATCACTGGCTGCAGCTGGATGCGCCCGAAACCATCAATCCGCTGCTGCTCGACGCCTTGCGCTGA
- a CDS encoding thiamine pyrophosphate-binding protein: MSEMSGGELIARCLANEGIKYLIGLPCPDVDPLLAKLEEFGIRLIPVRHEAAALHMAEGLYKTTGQVAAVFGNPGPGSANLLPGILTAMHEGVPVLVITAQHRPAIVNPSLPTTFQGQDQLDIFRPTVKWGGSVSIWERVPELFRAAFREMWNGRPGPVHLDIHNTVVYGKGDPAKAPIFPSAMARAGAPQASQRQIVEAVDLLASAKRPLLIAGAGVDRAGAAEQLREICEALNCPVITTMSGRSAFPINHPNHLPMYLSDPAKAEADVVLVAGSRLGNLDLPFDKYWGDPLAKKLIHIDVDPRNIAVSRPVALGIVAEVGDALTGIAAELKRREPKRADGSDLARYRAAVAGAQQAFGKLVTEWPGPDIHPAQAMLAIGEIFGGDACYAVDGGMTSLWGHSFLPATKPRSYMTILEFGMLGVGIPAAFGAKLGDPSREVVCVTGDGAAGFNIMEMESAVREGLKLTTIVLAEGSWTLEEPNQLALYGKTFGCDMGTVRWDKVAEGLGCHGEYVERLEDLPAALARAKASPAPALVCIRTSRDGNRNMPAELMQKFTEVYYGT, encoded by the coding sequence ATGAGTGAAATGAGCGGCGGCGAACTGATCGCCCGTTGTCTTGCCAACGAAGGCATCAAGTACCTGATCGGTCTGCCCTGTCCGGACGTTGATCCCCTGCTGGCGAAACTGGAAGAGTTCGGCATTCGCCTGATCCCCGTCCGCCACGAGGCGGCGGCCCTGCATATGGCCGAAGGCCTATACAAGACGACCGGCCAGGTGGCCGCGGTGTTCGGCAACCCCGGACCGGGCTCGGCCAACCTGCTCCCGGGCATCCTGACGGCGATGCACGAAGGCGTGCCGGTGCTGGTGATCACGGCCCAGCATCGTCCCGCGATCGTCAATCCATCGCTGCCGACCACCTTTCAGGGGCAGGACCAGCTCGACATCTTCCGACCGACGGTCAAGTGGGGCGGCTCGGTGTCGATCTGGGAGCGCGTTCCCGAGCTGTTCCGCGCCGCCTTCCGCGAAATGTGGAACGGCCGCCCTGGCCCGGTGCACCTCGATATTCACAACACCGTCGTCTATGGTAAGGGCGACCCCGCCAAGGCGCCGATCTTCCCGTCGGCGATGGCGCGCGCTGGCGCGCCACAGGCTTCGCAGCGCCAGATTGTGGAGGCGGTCGACCTGCTCGCCAGCGCCAAGCGGCCGCTGCTCATCGCTGGCGCTGGCGTCGACCGCGCCGGCGCCGCAGAACAGCTGCGGGAGATTTGCGAGGCGCTCAATTGCCCGGTGATCACGACGATGTCCGGCCGTTCGGCGTTTCCGATCAACCATCCGAACCACCTGCCGATGTACCTGTCGGATCCGGCCAAGGCCGAGGCGGACGTCGTCCTCGTCGCCGGCTCCCGCTTGGGTAACCTCGATCTGCCGTTCGACAAGTACTGGGGCGATCCGCTGGCGAAGAAGCTGATCCATATCGACGTCGACCCGCGCAACATCGCGGTGTCGCGGCCGGTCGCGCTCGGCATCGTCGCCGAAGTCGGCGACGCGCTGACTGGAATCGCCGCCGAGCTCAAGCGGCGCGAACCGAAGCGTGCCGACGGCAGCGACCTCGCGCGTTACCGCGCAGCCGTTGCCGGCGCGCAGCAGGCCTTTGGCAAATTGGTCACCGAATGGCCCGGCCCCGACATTCATCCGGCGCAGGCGATGCTCGCCATCGGCGAGATCTTCGGCGGCGACGCCTGCTACGCCGTCGACGGCGGGATGACCTCGCTCTGGGGCCATTCCTTCCTGCCCGCGACGAAGCCGCGTTCGTACATGACCATCCTCGAGTTCGGTATGCTCGGCGTCGGCATTCCCGCCGCCTTCGGCGCCAAGCTCGGCGACCCGTCGCGCGAGGTGGTCTGCGTCACCGGCGACGGCGCCGCCGGCTTCAACATCATGGAGATGGAGTCGGCCGTGCGCGAGGGGCTGAAGCTCACCACCATCGTCCTCGCCGAAGGCTCGTGGACGCTGGAGGAACCGAACCAGCTGGCGCTCTACGGCAAGACCTTCGGCTGCGACATGGGCACGGTGCGCTGGGACAAGGTTGCCGAAGGCCTCGGCTGCCACGGCGAATACGTCGAGCGCCTGGAGGATCTGCCGGCAGCGCTGGCTCGTGCCAAGGCGTCCCCGGCCCCGGCGCTGGTCTGCATCCGCACCAGCCGCGACGGCAATCGCAACATGCCGGCCGAACTGATGCAGAAGTTCACCGAGGTCTATTACGGCACCTGA
- a CDS encoding DUF1254 domain-containing protein: MKIKSMKHLLASVLVFAVAASTAQAQTAPKMKMTTEIPPGIAIPDEVNTRLGTLRFFDGFPDDDAVDKLYDNLDFQRAVQAYLLGLAPVSQLANRKGIAELGPINQTIPIFEDRMDSKSLFLTPNNNTPYTWFWLDLRKGPLVMEVPPKVLGLINDMWFHFVTDVGFTGPDKGQGGKYLLLPPGYDGQVPAGYHVVRCTTYSVWAPWRSFLVNGDPKPGVDAVEKHTRIYPLEDAANPPKMNFVHVSGKDFSTLAPADYTFWEYLNQVVQEEPTDAVDPVTLGFWHSVGIRKGKPFAPDARMKKVLAEAALVGDATARAINSRLRIKESYYYPNSAWRSGFHGGYKFEENGARVLDAYSAFFFYATGVTPAMDSKVIGMGSQYMAAFVDSKGQPLDGSKNYKLHLPPNIPVKDFWSVILYDNQTRSMLQTDQRWPAATSQNPNFQVNPDGSVDIYFGPKAPAGKENNWIQTVPGKGWNTLLRLYGPLQPWFDKTWRPGEIEPVK; this comes from the coding sequence ATGAAAATAAAGAGCATGAAACACCTTCTTGCCAGCGTGCTGGTTTTCGCGGTCGCTGCTTCTACCGCACAGGCGCAGACCGCACCCAAGATGAAGATGACCACGGAGATCCCGCCAGGCATCGCCATTCCTGATGAGGTAAACACCCGCCTCGGCACGCTCCGCTTCTTCGACGGCTTCCCCGACGACGACGCCGTCGATAAGCTCTACGATAACCTTGATTTCCAGCGCGCGGTTCAGGCGTATTTGCTAGGTTTGGCGCCGGTCAGCCAGTTGGCAAACCGCAAGGGGATCGCCGAGTTGGGGCCCATCAACCAAACGATCCCCATCTTCGAGGACAGGATGGACTCGAAGTCGTTGTTCCTCACCCCAAACAACAACACCCCCTACACTTGGTTCTGGCTCGATCTCCGCAAAGGACCACTGGTGATGGAAGTGCCGCCCAAGGTGCTTGGCCTGATCAACGACATGTGGTTTCACTTCGTCACGGATGTCGGATTCACCGGACCGGACAAGGGCCAGGGCGGCAAGTATCTCCTGCTTCCTCCCGGCTACGACGGCCAGGTGCCGGCCGGCTATCACGTCGTTCGCTGCACCACCTACTCGGTGTGGGCGCCCTGGCGCTCGTTCCTCGTCAACGGCGACCCGAAACCCGGCGTCGATGCAGTGGAGAAACACACCCGCATCTATCCCCTCGAGGACGCAGCCAATCCGCCGAAGATGAACTTCGTCCACGTTTCCGGGAAAGATTTCAGCACGCTGGCGCCGGCTGATTACACCTTCTGGGAGTACCTCAACCAAGTGGTGCAGGAGGAGCCGACCGACGCGGTGGATCCGGTCACCCTCGGCTTCTGGCACTCGGTCGGTATCCGGAAAGGCAAGCCGTTTGCGCCCGACGCGCGGATGAAGAAGGTTCTCGCGGAGGCCGCACTGGTCGGCGACGCGACGGCCCGCGCCATCAACTCCCGCCTCCGGATCAAGGAGAGCTACTACTACCCGAATAGCGCTTGGCGCTCCGGCTTCCATGGCGGCTATAAGTTCGAAGAGAACGGCGCGCGCGTGCTCGACGCCTACTCAGCCTTCTTCTTCTATGCTACCGGTGTGACCCCGGCCATGGACTCCAAGGTCATCGGCATGGGCTCACAATACATGGCGGCTTTCGTCGATTCCAAAGGCCAACCGCTCGATGGCAGCAAGAACTACAAGCTACACCTGCCGCCAAACATCCCGGTCAAAGATTTCTGGTCGGTCATCCTTTACGACAACCAGACCCGCTCGATGCTCCAGACCGACCAGCGCTGGCCGGCCGCTACCAGCCAGAACCCGAATTTTCAGGTGAACCCGGACGGTTCGGTAGACATCTACTTCGGCCCCAAGGCCCCGGCCGGCAAGGAGAACAACTGGATTCAGACTGTTCCCGGCAAGGGCTGGAACACCTTACTCCGCCTCTACGGCCCACTCCAGCCGTGGTTCGACAAGACGTGGCGGCCGGGGGAGATCGAACCGGTGAAATGA